A genomic window from Cucumis melo cultivar AY chromosome 8, USDA_Cmelo_AY_1.0, whole genome shotgun sequence includes:
- the LOC103484940 gene encoding uncharacterized protein LOC103484940 isoform X3 → MRNFSCLVSGDRGFGLPFGAANLPSIAVNGSQAQTVNDYGEECDSGSDMDLSFDSGSENHSRHYSVAISPQDDKVHCHSTAINGVQLGNQLNNRCSEMGYYGIGLVPEVVRSKPEYSHGGVKTLDSATTSSTEVSFGKSNDVSSGDTDGYAAAFDQPWQMKYGGGIGNKMHMNFDIPTAPPLNVRDQEIKAVKDQASTCKPYKAYVSATRNEQIAPESCLGQNGQATKIEISNASARNAAGLRVASPSFSVPARLPNYRAIGQGSWGAVISYEACVRLCLHSWAQGHCTEAPYFLNDECKFLRDGFGLRKTLLQPEEDLLAKPPSGLASEETAPKSIRSLGKIKVQVRRVKMGLEPPTSCGLSCITQSTIKMESLNAHLLTIKRTLHSEWKAKQKVRVAHHLPANSTGSFSHHSLAYMKAGSQYAKQILAIIKTGAVSLCHISPTYEVVQETYSCLLRLKSSSDDEVVKMQPASGETYLFFPDSPGDDLVVEVKNSKGQHYGHAVIQVAAIADDSDEKTLWWPMYREPEHELVGRIQLHTSYSTRSPDDNNSLKCGFVAETVAYDILLEVAMKVSHFQQRNLLLEGPWRWLLHKFATYYGISDSYSKLRYLSYVMDVATPTEDCLSLVEELLQPLIMKQTGRGSLSRQESRMLLEIKEQIEKILALIFENYKSLDESSPSGMMAVFGSASGFVAPALTRSVKLYALLHDVLSPEAQLKLCRYLQAATKKRSKFILAEVDEIISSSKEGTLIDSVILSTAYQKMKTVVWNIRNEVMTDIEIHHQNVLPSFIDLPNLSSSIYSVELCNRLRDFLMACSPPGPSPSVTELVIATADFQRDLAQWNISPVKGGVDAKELFHSYITVWIQSKRLALLDLCKQDKVQPYGARPESSTLPFVNYIYDRLKETLNEYEVIVSRWPEYANSLEQATADIEKTIFESLERQYSEVLSPLKDNSVPIMVSKYFQKFSRQSVDTFFIPDELGILLNTMKRILDELMPQIERKLNSLASSCMTDEGRGKGEYLSEVTLVLRAKFRSYLHAVVEKLAENTRVQSATKLRKIIQDTKEAMIDSEIRSRMQPLKDLLMNTIHHLHPVLNNGVFVAICRRLWDRMGQDLLHLLENRKESMSSYKGLRIAVSALDDVFASEMQRLLGNALQRRDLEPPSSIMEVRSILCKDATNF, encoded by the exons ATGAGGAATTTTTCTTGTTTAGTTTCCGGCGATCGGGGTTTTGGATTGCCGTTTGGTGCTGCCAATTTGCCCTCGATTGCGGTTAATGGGTCTCAAGCTCAAACAGTGAATGACTATGGCGAGGAGTGTGATTCTGGATCCGACATGGACTTGTCGTTTGACTCGGGGAGTGAAAATCATAGCCGACATTACTCGGTCGCCATATCTCCTCAAGATGACAAAGTTCACTGTCATTCGACTGCTATTAATGGCGTTCAATTGGGTAATCAATTAAACAATCGTTGTTCTGAAATGGGTTATTACGGGATTGGTTTAGTTCCGGAGGTAGTTCGATCAAAACCAGAATATAGTCATGGAGGAGTCAAAACGTTGGATTCGGCTACGACTTCCAGTACTGAAGTTTCGTTTGGTAAATCGAACGACGTTTCTTCTGGTGATACTGATGGTTACGCTGCTGCTTTCGATCAG CCGTGGCAGATGAAGTATGGTGGAGGAATAGGGAATAAAATGCATATGAATTTTGATATTCCGACTGCTCCTCCATTAAATGTTCGTGATCAGGAAATCAAGGCGGTTAAGGATCAAGCTTCAACTTGTAAACCATATAAGGCTTATGTTTCTGCCACAAGAAATGAACAAATAGCACCAGAAAGCTGTTTAGGCCAAAATGGACAAGCTACAAAGATTGAAATTTCCAATGCATCGGCTAG GAATGCTGCTGGTCTCAGAGTTGCATCGCCTTCTTTTTCAGTTCCTGCCCGCCTCCCAAATTATAGAGCAAT AGGGCAAGGTTCATGGGGTGCTGTTATTTCTTACGAAGCATGTGTTAGGCTATGCCTTCACTCGTGGGCTCAAGGTCATTGTACAGAAGCTCCCTACTTCTTGAATGACGAGTGCAAATTTTTGCGCGATGGGTTTGG TTTACGGAAAACACTACTGCAACCAGAAGAGGATCTCTTGGCAAAACCTCCCTCAGGGTTGGCCAGTGAAGAAACTGCTCCAAAATCCATAAGAAGTCTTGGGAAAATTAAAGTTCAGG TGCGTAGAGTGAAAATGGGACTGGAGCCACCAACCAGCTGTGGTCTTTCATGTATAACGCAATCCACCATCAAAATGGAAAGTCTTAATGCACATTTATTAACTATAAAGCGAACCCTTCACTCCGAATGGAAAGCCAAACAAAAGGTTCGAGTAGCTCATCATCTTCCTGCGAACTCAACTGGTTCGTTCTCTCATCATAGCTTGGCTTATATGAAAGCTGGCTCTCAGTATGCCAAACAGATCTTGGCAATCATTAAAACTGGCGCAGTTTCTTTATGTCATATCTCGCCAACTTATGAAGTAGTGCAAG AAACATATTCTTGCTTGCTGAGACTAAAAAGCTCATCTGATGATGAGGTTGTTAAAATGCAACCAGCATCTGGTGAAACTTATTTATT CTTTCCTGATAGTCCCGGAGATGATTTAGTAGTCGAAGTTAAGAATTCCAAAGGACAGCATTATGGTCATGCCGTAATTCAAGTTGCTGCCATTGCGGATGATTCA GATGAAAAGACACTATGGTGGCCCATGTATCGAGAGCCAGAGCATGAACTTGTTGGAAGAATACAACTGCATACAAGCTATTCTACAAGAAGCCCAGATGACAACAATAGTCTTAAG TGTGGCTTTGTTGCTGAGACTGTGGCATACGACATCTTGTTAGAAGTTGCAATGAAAGTCAGCCATTTTCAGCAAAGAAATTTGTTGTTAGAAGGACCATGGAGGTGGTTACTGCACAAATTTGCTACTTACTATGGAATATCTGATTCATATAGTAAGCTACG GTACCTTTCATATGTTATGGATGTTGCCACACCCACTGAAGATTGCCTGTCTTTAGTGGAGGAATTGTTGCAACCACTTATAATGAAGCAAACAGGGAGGGGTTCCTTGAGTCGTCAAGAG AGTCGCATGCTATTGGAGATAAAAGAACAGATTGAGAAGATTCTTGCTCTCATTTTTGAGAATTATAAGTCACTCGACGAATCTTCACCTTCAGGGATGATGGCTGTCTTTGGTAGTGCAAGTGGTTTTGTGGCTCCTGCTTTAACTCGCTCTGTCAAGCTATATGCTCTCCTGCATGATGTTTTGAGTCCCGAGGCGCAACTGAAATTATGCAGATATCTACAA GCTGCTACAAAGAAAAGATCAAAATTTATATTAGCAGAAGTAGATGAAATTATATCAAGCAGTAAAGAGGGCACATTGATCGATTCTGTTATTCTATCAACTGCTTACCAGAAGATGAAAACTGTGGTATGGAATATTAGAAACGAAGTGATGACTGATATCGAAATCCACCATCAAAATGTGCTTCCCAG TTTCATAGACTTGCCAAACCTTTCTTCATCCATCTACAGTGTGGAGCTGTGCAATAGATTGCGAGATTTTCTCATGGCCTGTTCACCTCCAGGTCCATCCCCTTCTGTGACGGAACTTGTCATTGCTACGGCTGATTTCCAGCGGGATCTTGCTCAGTGGAACATCAG TCCTGTCAAAGGCGGAGTTGATGCCAAAGAGCTGTTCCACTCATACATTACAGTTTGGATTCAAAGTAAACGTCTAGCTTTGCTCGACTTGTGCAAACAGGACAAG GTACAACCATATGGAGCCAGACCGGAAAGCTCAACATTGCCATTTGtcaattatatatatgataGGCTAAAGGAGACACTAAATGAATATGAAGTCATCGTTAGTCGCTGGCCGGAATATGCAAACAGTCTAGAACAG GCAACTGCAGATATTGAGAAGACAATTTTTGAATCCTTGGAAAGACAATACTCTGAAGTTTTATCCCCATTAAAGGATAATTCAGTGCCCATAATGGTTTCCAAATATTTCCAGAAGTTTTCCAGACAATCAGTGGATACATTTTTTATACCAGATGAG TTGGGAATTCTTTTGAATACGATGAAGAGGATACTGGATGAGCTTATGCCTCAGATAGAACGCAAACTGAATTCACTAGCATCTTCTTGCATGACTGATGAAGGTCGTGGTAAAGGTGAATATCTCAGCGAAGTAACTCTGGTACTCAGAGCCAAATTCAGGAGTTACCTGCACGCAGTTGTAGAGAAACTCGCAGAAAAT ACAAGGGTCCAAAGTGCAACAAAATTGCGGAAGATAATACAGGACACAAAGGAAGCGATGATAGATTCAGAAATACGAAGCAGAATGCAGCCACTGAAGGATTTACTGATGAACACAATCCATCATCTCCACCCCGTCCTTAACAACGGAGTCTTTGTAGCAATCTGCCGACGTTTGTGGGATCGAATGGGACAAGATCTTCTACATCTCCTAGAAAACAGAAAGGAGAGCATGTCCTCATATAAAGGCTTACGCATTGCGGTTTCT GCTTTAGATGACGTGTTTGCGTCGGAAATGCAACGGTTGCTCGGAAATGCGCTGCAACGAAGGGACTTGGAGCCACCATCTTCGATCATGGAAGTGCGTTCAATTCTCTGTAAGGATGCCACCAATTTTTGA
- the LOC103484940 gene encoding uncharacterized protein LOC103484940 isoform X6 — protein sequence MRNFSCLVSGDRGFGLPFGAANLPSIAVNGSQAQTVNDYGEECDSGSDMDLSFDSGSENHSRHYSVAISPQDDKVHCHSTAINGVQLGNQLNNRCSEMGYYGIGLVPEVVRSKPEYSHGGVKTLDSATTSSTEVSFGKSNDVSSGDTDGYAAAFDQEIKAVKDQASTCKPYKAYVSATRNEQIAPESCLGQNGQATKIEISNASARNAAGLRVASPSFSVPARLPNYRAIGQGSWGAVISYEACVRLCLHSWAQGHCTEAPYFLNDECKFLRDGFGLRKTLLQPEEDLLAKPPSGLASEETAPKSIRSLGKIKVQVRRVKMGLEPPTSCGLSCITQSTIKMESLNAHLLTIKRTLHSEWKAKQKVRVAHHLPANSTGSFSHHSLAYMKAGSQYAKQILAIIKTGAVSLCHISPTYEVVQETYSCLLRLKSSSDDEVVKMQPASGETYLFFPDSPGDDLVVEVKNSKGQHYGHAVIQVAAIADDSDEKTLWWPMYREPEHELVGRIQLHTSYSTRSPDDNNSLKCGFVAETVAYDILLEVAMKVSHFQQRNLLLEGPWRWLLHKFATYYGISDSYSKLRYLSYVMDVATPTEDCLSLVEELLQPLIMKQTGRGSLSRQESRMLLEIKEQIEKILALIFENYKSLDESSPSGMMAVFGSASGFVAPALTRSVKLYALLHDVLSPEAQLKLCRYLQAATKKRSKFILAEVDEIISSSKEGTLIDSVILSTAYQKMKTVVWNIRNEVMTDIEIHHQNVLPSFIDLPNLSSSIYSVELCNRLRDFLMACSPPGPSPSVTELVIATADFQRDLAQWNISPVKGGVDAKELFHSYITVWIQSKRLALLDLCKQDKVQPYGARPESSTLPFVNYIYDRLKETLNEYEVIVSRWPEYANSLEQATADIEKTIFESLERQYSEVLSPLKDNSVPIMVSKYFQKFSRQSVDTFFIPDELGILLNTMKRILDELMPQIERKLNSLASSCMTDEGRGKGEYLSEVTLVLRAKFRSYLHAVVEKLAENTRVQSATKLRKIIQDTKEAMIDSEIRSRMQPLKDLLMNTIHHLHPVLNNGVFVAICRRLWDRMGQDLLHLLENRKESMSSYKGLRIAVSALDDVFASEMQRLLGNALQRRDLEPPSSIMEVRSILCKDATNF from the exons ATGAGGAATTTTTCTTGTTTAGTTTCCGGCGATCGGGGTTTTGGATTGCCGTTTGGTGCTGCCAATTTGCCCTCGATTGCGGTTAATGGGTCTCAAGCTCAAACAGTGAATGACTATGGCGAGGAGTGTGATTCTGGATCCGACATGGACTTGTCGTTTGACTCGGGGAGTGAAAATCATAGCCGACATTACTCGGTCGCCATATCTCCTCAAGATGACAAAGTTCACTGTCATTCGACTGCTATTAATGGCGTTCAATTGGGTAATCAATTAAACAATCGTTGTTCTGAAATGGGTTATTACGGGATTGGTTTAGTTCCGGAGGTAGTTCGATCAAAACCAGAATATAGTCATGGAGGAGTCAAAACGTTGGATTCGGCTACGACTTCCAGTACTGAAGTTTCGTTTGGTAAATCGAACGACGTTTCTTCTGGTGATACTGATGGTTACGCTGCTGCTTTCGATCAG GAAATCAAGGCGGTTAAGGATCAAGCTTCAACTTGTAAACCATATAAGGCTTATGTTTCTGCCACAAGAAATGAACAAATAGCACCAGAAAGCTGTTTAGGCCAAAATGGACAAGCTACAAAGATTGAAATTTCCAATGCATCGGCTAG GAATGCTGCTGGTCTCAGAGTTGCATCGCCTTCTTTTTCAGTTCCTGCCCGCCTCCCAAATTATAGAGCAAT AGGGCAAGGTTCATGGGGTGCTGTTATTTCTTACGAAGCATGTGTTAGGCTATGCCTTCACTCGTGGGCTCAAGGTCATTGTACAGAAGCTCCCTACTTCTTGAATGACGAGTGCAAATTTTTGCGCGATGGGTTTGG TTTACGGAAAACACTACTGCAACCAGAAGAGGATCTCTTGGCAAAACCTCCCTCAGGGTTGGCCAGTGAAGAAACTGCTCCAAAATCCATAAGAAGTCTTGGGAAAATTAAAGTTCAGG TGCGTAGAGTGAAAATGGGACTGGAGCCACCAACCAGCTGTGGTCTTTCATGTATAACGCAATCCACCATCAAAATGGAAAGTCTTAATGCACATTTATTAACTATAAAGCGAACCCTTCACTCCGAATGGAAAGCCAAACAAAAGGTTCGAGTAGCTCATCATCTTCCTGCGAACTCAACTGGTTCGTTCTCTCATCATAGCTTGGCTTATATGAAAGCTGGCTCTCAGTATGCCAAACAGATCTTGGCAATCATTAAAACTGGCGCAGTTTCTTTATGTCATATCTCGCCAACTTATGAAGTAGTGCAAG AAACATATTCTTGCTTGCTGAGACTAAAAAGCTCATCTGATGATGAGGTTGTTAAAATGCAACCAGCATCTGGTGAAACTTATTTATT CTTTCCTGATAGTCCCGGAGATGATTTAGTAGTCGAAGTTAAGAATTCCAAAGGACAGCATTATGGTCATGCCGTAATTCAAGTTGCTGCCATTGCGGATGATTCA GATGAAAAGACACTATGGTGGCCCATGTATCGAGAGCCAGAGCATGAACTTGTTGGAAGAATACAACTGCATACAAGCTATTCTACAAGAAGCCCAGATGACAACAATAGTCTTAAG TGTGGCTTTGTTGCTGAGACTGTGGCATACGACATCTTGTTAGAAGTTGCAATGAAAGTCAGCCATTTTCAGCAAAGAAATTTGTTGTTAGAAGGACCATGGAGGTGGTTACTGCACAAATTTGCTACTTACTATGGAATATCTGATTCATATAGTAAGCTACG GTACCTTTCATATGTTATGGATGTTGCCACACCCACTGAAGATTGCCTGTCTTTAGTGGAGGAATTGTTGCAACCACTTATAATGAAGCAAACAGGGAGGGGTTCCTTGAGTCGTCAAGAG AGTCGCATGCTATTGGAGATAAAAGAACAGATTGAGAAGATTCTTGCTCTCATTTTTGAGAATTATAAGTCACTCGACGAATCTTCACCTTCAGGGATGATGGCTGTCTTTGGTAGTGCAAGTGGTTTTGTGGCTCCTGCTTTAACTCGCTCTGTCAAGCTATATGCTCTCCTGCATGATGTTTTGAGTCCCGAGGCGCAACTGAAATTATGCAGATATCTACAA GCTGCTACAAAGAAAAGATCAAAATTTATATTAGCAGAAGTAGATGAAATTATATCAAGCAGTAAAGAGGGCACATTGATCGATTCTGTTATTCTATCAACTGCTTACCAGAAGATGAAAACTGTGGTATGGAATATTAGAAACGAAGTGATGACTGATATCGAAATCCACCATCAAAATGTGCTTCCCAG TTTCATAGACTTGCCAAACCTTTCTTCATCCATCTACAGTGTGGAGCTGTGCAATAGATTGCGAGATTTTCTCATGGCCTGTTCACCTCCAGGTCCATCCCCTTCTGTGACGGAACTTGTCATTGCTACGGCTGATTTCCAGCGGGATCTTGCTCAGTGGAACATCAG TCCTGTCAAAGGCGGAGTTGATGCCAAAGAGCTGTTCCACTCATACATTACAGTTTGGATTCAAAGTAAACGTCTAGCTTTGCTCGACTTGTGCAAACAGGACAAG GTACAACCATATGGAGCCAGACCGGAAAGCTCAACATTGCCATTTGtcaattatatatatgataGGCTAAAGGAGACACTAAATGAATATGAAGTCATCGTTAGTCGCTGGCCGGAATATGCAAACAGTCTAGAACAG GCAACTGCAGATATTGAGAAGACAATTTTTGAATCCTTGGAAAGACAATACTCTGAAGTTTTATCCCCATTAAAGGATAATTCAGTGCCCATAATGGTTTCCAAATATTTCCAGAAGTTTTCCAGACAATCAGTGGATACATTTTTTATACCAGATGAG TTGGGAATTCTTTTGAATACGATGAAGAGGATACTGGATGAGCTTATGCCTCAGATAGAACGCAAACTGAATTCACTAGCATCTTCTTGCATGACTGATGAAGGTCGTGGTAAAGGTGAATATCTCAGCGAAGTAACTCTGGTACTCAGAGCCAAATTCAGGAGTTACCTGCACGCAGTTGTAGAGAAACTCGCAGAAAAT ACAAGGGTCCAAAGTGCAACAAAATTGCGGAAGATAATACAGGACACAAAGGAAGCGATGATAGATTCAGAAATACGAAGCAGAATGCAGCCACTGAAGGATTTACTGATGAACACAATCCATCATCTCCACCCCGTCCTTAACAACGGAGTCTTTGTAGCAATCTGCCGACGTTTGTGGGATCGAATGGGACAAGATCTTCTACATCTCCTAGAAAACAGAAAGGAGAGCATGTCCTCATATAAAGGCTTACGCATTGCGGTTTCT GCTTTAGATGACGTGTTTGCGTCGGAAATGCAACGGTTGCTCGGAAATGCGCTGCAACGAAGGGACTTGGAGCCACCATCTTCGATCATGGAAGTGCGTTCAATTCTCTGTAAGGATGCCACCAATTTTTGA
- the LOC103484940 gene encoding uncharacterized protein LOC103484940 isoform X5, whose translation MRNFSCLVSGDRGFGLPFGAANLPSIAVNGSQAQTVNDYGEECDSGSDMDLSFDSGSENHSRHYSVAISPQDDKVHCHSTAINGVQLGNQLNNRCSEMGYYGIGLVPEVVRSKPEYSHGGVKTLDSATTSSTEVSFGKSNDVSSGDTDGYAAAFDQEIKAVKDQASTCKPYKAYVSATRNEQIAPESCLGQNGQATKIEISNASARNAAGLRVASPSFSVPARLPNYRAIGQGSWGAVISYEACVRLCLHSWAQGHCTEAPYFLNDECKFLRDGFGLRKTLLQPEEDLLAKPPSGLASEETAPKSIRSLGKIKVQVFFYLTVRRVKMGLEPPTSCGLSCITQSTIKMESLNAHLLTIKRTLHSEWKAKQKVRVAHHLPANSTGSFSHHSLAYMKAGSQYAKQILAIIKTGAVSLCHISPTYEVVQETYSCLLRLKSSSDDEVVKMQPASGETYLFFPDSPGDDLVVEVKNSKGQHYGHAVIQVAAIADDSDEKTLWWPMYREPEHELVGRIQLHTSYSTRSPDDNNSLKCGFVAETVAYDILLEVAMKVSHFQQRNLLLEGPWRWLLHKFATYYGISDSYSKLRYLSYVMDVATPTEDCLSLVEELLQPLIMKQTGRGSLSRQESRMLLEIKEQIEKILALIFENYKSLDESSPSGMMAVFGSASGFVAPALTRSVKLYALLHDVLSPEAQLKLCRYLQAATKKRSKFILAEVDEIISSSKEGTLIDSVILSTAYQKMKTVVWNIRNEVMTDIEIHHQNVLPSFIDLPNLSSSIYSVELCNRLRDFLMACSPPGPSPSVTELVIATADFQRDLAQWNISPVKGGVDAKELFHSYITVWIQSKRLALLDLCKQDKVQPYGARPESSTLPFVNYIYDRLKETLNEYEVIVSRWPEYANSLEQATADIEKTIFESLERQYSEVLSPLKDNSVPIMVSKYFQKFSRQSVDTFFIPDELGILLNTMKRILDELMPQIERKLNSLASSCMTDEGRGKGEYLSEVTLVLRAKFRSYLHAVVEKLAENTRVQSATKLRKIIQDTKEAMIDSEIRSRMQPLKDLLMNTIHHLHPVLNNGVFVAICRRLWDRMGQDLLHLLENRKESMSSYKGLRIAVSALDDVFASEMQRLLGNALQRRDLEPPSSIMEVRSILCKDATNF comes from the exons ATGAGGAATTTTTCTTGTTTAGTTTCCGGCGATCGGGGTTTTGGATTGCCGTTTGGTGCTGCCAATTTGCCCTCGATTGCGGTTAATGGGTCTCAAGCTCAAACAGTGAATGACTATGGCGAGGAGTGTGATTCTGGATCCGACATGGACTTGTCGTTTGACTCGGGGAGTGAAAATCATAGCCGACATTACTCGGTCGCCATATCTCCTCAAGATGACAAAGTTCACTGTCATTCGACTGCTATTAATGGCGTTCAATTGGGTAATCAATTAAACAATCGTTGTTCTGAAATGGGTTATTACGGGATTGGTTTAGTTCCGGAGGTAGTTCGATCAAAACCAGAATATAGTCATGGAGGAGTCAAAACGTTGGATTCGGCTACGACTTCCAGTACTGAAGTTTCGTTTGGTAAATCGAACGACGTTTCTTCTGGTGATACTGATGGTTACGCTGCTGCTTTCGATCAG GAAATCAAGGCGGTTAAGGATCAAGCTTCAACTTGTAAACCATATAAGGCTTATGTTTCTGCCACAAGAAATGAACAAATAGCACCAGAAAGCTGTTTAGGCCAAAATGGACAAGCTACAAAGATTGAAATTTCCAATGCATCGGCTAG GAATGCTGCTGGTCTCAGAGTTGCATCGCCTTCTTTTTCAGTTCCTGCCCGCCTCCCAAATTATAGAGCAAT AGGGCAAGGTTCATGGGGTGCTGTTATTTCTTACGAAGCATGTGTTAGGCTATGCCTTCACTCGTGGGCTCAAGGTCATTGTACAGAAGCTCCCTACTTCTTGAATGACGAGTGCAAATTTTTGCGCGATGGGTTTGG TTTACGGAAAACACTACTGCAACCAGAAGAGGATCTCTTGGCAAAACCTCCCTCAGGGTTGGCCAGTGAAGAAACTGCTCCAAAATCCATAAGAAGTCTTGGGAAAATTAAAGTTCAGG ttttcttttatttgacAGTGCGTAGAGTGAAAATGGGACTGGAGCCACCAACCAGCTGTGGTCTTTCATGTATAACGCAATCCACCATCAAAATGGAAAGTCTTAATGCACATTTATTAACTATAAAGCGAACCCTTCACTCCGAATGGAAAGCCAAACAAAAGGTTCGAGTAGCTCATCATCTTCCTGCGAACTCAACTGGTTCGTTCTCTCATCATAGCTTGGCTTATATGAAAGCTGGCTCTCAGTATGCCAAACAGATCTTGGCAATCATTAAAACTGGCGCAGTTTCTTTATGTCATATCTCGCCAACTTATGAAGTAGTGCAAG AAACATATTCTTGCTTGCTGAGACTAAAAAGCTCATCTGATGATGAGGTTGTTAAAATGCAACCAGCATCTGGTGAAACTTATTTATT CTTTCCTGATAGTCCCGGAGATGATTTAGTAGTCGAAGTTAAGAATTCCAAAGGACAGCATTATGGTCATGCCGTAATTCAAGTTGCTGCCATTGCGGATGATTCA GATGAAAAGACACTATGGTGGCCCATGTATCGAGAGCCAGAGCATGAACTTGTTGGAAGAATACAACTGCATACAAGCTATTCTACAAGAAGCCCAGATGACAACAATAGTCTTAAG TGTGGCTTTGTTGCTGAGACTGTGGCATACGACATCTTGTTAGAAGTTGCAATGAAAGTCAGCCATTTTCAGCAAAGAAATTTGTTGTTAGAAGGACCATGGAGGTGGTTACTGCACAAATTTGCTACTTACTATGGAATATCTGATTCATATAGTAAGCTACG GTACCTTTCATATGTTATGGATGTTGCCACACCCACTGAAGATTGCCTGTCTTTAGTGGAGGAATTGTTGCAACCACTTATAATGAAGCAAACAGGGAGGGGTTCCTTGAGTCGTCAAGAG AGTCGCATGCTATTGGAGATAAAAGAACAGATTGAGAAGATTCTTGCTCTCATTTTTGAGAATTATAAGTCACTCGACGAATCTTCACCTTCAGGGATGATGGCTGTCTTTGGTAGTGCAAGTGGTTTTGTGGCTCCTGCTTTAACTCGCTCTGTCAAGCTATATGCTCTCCTGCATGATGTTTTGAGTCCCGAGGCGCAACTGAAATTATGCAGATATCTACAA GCTGCTACAAAGAAAAGATCAAAATTTATATTAGCAGAAGTAGATGAAATTATATCAAGCAGTAAAGAGGGCACATTGATCGATTCTGTTATTCTATCAACTGCTTACCAGAAGATGAAAACTGTGGTATGGAATATTAGAAACGAAGTGATGACTGATATCGAAATCCACCATCAAAATGTGCTTCCCAG TTTCATAGACTTGCCAAACCTTTCTTCATCCATCTACAGTGTGGAGCTGTGCAATAGATTGCGAGATTTTCTCATGGCCTGTTCACCTCCAGGTCCATCCCCTTCTGTGACGGAACTTGTCATTGCTACGGCTGATTTCCAGCGGGATCTTGCTCAGTGGAACATCAG TCCTGTCAAAGGCGGAGTTGATGCCAAAGAGCTGTTCCACTCATACATTACAGTTTGGATTCAAAGTAAACGTCTAGCTTTGCTCGACTTGTGCAAACAGGACAAG GTACAACCATATGGAGCCAGACCGGAAAGCTCAACATTGCCATTTGtcaattatatatatgataGGCTAAAGGAGACACTAAATGAATATGAAGTCATCGTTAGTCGCTGGCCGGAATATGCAAACAGTCTAGAACAG GCAACTGCAGATATTGAGAAGACAATTTTTGAATCCTTGGAAAGACAATACTCTGAAGTTTTATCCCCATTAAAGGATAATTCAGTGCCCATAATGGTTTCCAAATATTTCCAGAAGTTTTCCAGACAATCAGTGGATACATTTTTTATACCAGATGAG TTGGGAATTCTTTTGAATACGATGAAGAGGATACTGGATGAGCTTATGCCTCAGATAGAACGCAAACTGAATTCACTAGCATCTTCTTGCATGACTGATGAAGGTCGTGGTAAAGGTGAATATCTCAGCGAAGTAACTCTGGTACTCAGAGCCAAATTCAGGAGTTACCTGCACGCAGTTGTAGAGAAACTCGCAGAAAAT ACAAGGGTCCAAAGTGCAACAAAATTGCGGAAGATAATACAGGACACAAAGGAAGCGATGATAGATTCAGAAATACGAAGCAGAATGCAGCCACTGAAGGATTTACTGATGAACACAATCCATCATCTCCACCCCGTCCTTAACAACGGAGTCTTTGTAGCAATCTGCCGACGTTTGTGGGATCGAATGGGACAAGATCTTCTACATCTCCTAGAAAACAGAAAGGAGAGCATGTCCTCATATAAAGGCTTACGCATTGCGGTTTCT GCTTTAGATGACGTGTTTGCGTCGGAAATGCAACGGTTGCTCGGAAATGCGCTGCAACGAAGGGACTTGGAGCCACCATCTTCGATCATGGAAGTGCGTTCAATTCTCTGTAAGGATGCCACCAATTTTTGA